A region of Halalkaliarchaeum desulfuricum DNA encodes the following proteins:
- a CDS encoding translation initiation factor IF-6 → MLRASFAGSSYVGVFARTTNGVLLVRPDLDEGLVSDLAEELAVEAHPTTVAGSNTVGALAVGNENGILVSERVTERERTSIEDVADLPVFELPGRINAAGNVVLANDYGAYVHPELTDEAVDAVGDALEVPVERGSFGDVRTVGTAAVATNRGALCHPKSREPELEALEAHLDVRADLGTINYGAPLVGSGLLANDSGYVAGENTTGPELGRIEDALGYI, encoded by the coding sequence GTGCTTCGGGCTTCCTTCGCCGGGTCGTCGTACGTCGGCGTCTTCGCCCGGACGACCAACGGAGTCCTGCTGGTTCGCCCCGACCTCGATGAGGGGCTGGTGAGTGACCTCGCCGAGGAACTGGCGGTGGAGGCCCACCCGACGACGGTCGCCGGCTCGAACACCGTCGGGGCGCTCGCAGTCGGCAACGAGAACGGGATTTTGGTCTCCGAACGCGTCACCGAACGGGAACGGACGTCGATCGAGGACGTTGCCGACCTGCCGGTGTTCGAGTTGCCCGGACGGATCAACGCCGCGGGCAACGTCGTCCTCGCGAACGACTACGGCGCGTACGTCCATCCCGAACTGACCGACGAAGCGGTCGACGCCGTCGGCGACGCCCTCGAGGTGCCCGTCGAACGCGGGAGTTTCGGGGACGTTCGGACCGTCGGCACTGCCGCCGTGGCGACCAACCGTGGTGCGCTTTGTCACCCGAAGTCGCGCGAACCCGAACTCGAGGCGCTCGAAGCCCATCTCGACGTGCGTGCCGACCTGGGCACCATCAACTACGGGGCGCCGCTGGTCGGCTCCGGGCTGCTCGCCAACGACTCCGGCTACGTCGCCGGCGAGAACACCACCGGTCCCGAACTGGGGCGCATCGAGGACGCGCTCGGCTATATCTGA
- a CDS encoding amidohydrolase: MNTLCVSGGAVLGPDHEVERADVLVDRDEGTILEVGEGLNADAAETLDASGCVVIPGLVNAHTHVAMTLVRGYADDKPLDAWLREDIWPVEGAFEPADVEAGAELGVLEMIKSGTTAFADMYFHVDRIADVVERTGLRARLGHGVVTVGKDEAEARADLEESVEIAREFDGAGGGRIRSMVAPHSLTTVSEEYLREAFSAAREIGVPVHLHANETTDEVEPILEDWGMRPLEYARKLGLSAEDFLAHGVHVDDREIELLAESGTGVIHCPASNMKLASGMAPVEKLLEAGVTVGLGTDGAASNNDLDMFGEMRDAAMIGKLAADDASAVPADTVVRMATAEGADAVGLPGGRIQPGAAADLAVVDFEAPHLTPRHDVVSHLAYAARGSDVRHTVCDGTVLMRDRDVQVLDQAAVRERASRRAGEAIARAHE; this comes from the coding sequence ATGAACACCCTGTGTGTTTCCGGCGGCGCCGTTCTCGGCCCGGATCACGAGGTCGAACGCGCGGACGTGCTGGTCGACCGCGACGAGGGGACGATCCTGGAAGTCGGCGAGGGGCTGAACGCCGACGCGGCGGAGACGCTCGACGCGTCCGGCTGCGTGGTGATTCCCGGGCTGGTGAACGCCCACACCCACGTCGCGATGACGCTGGTGCGAGGCTACGCCGACGACAAACCGCTCGACGCGTGGCTTCGCGAGGACATCTGGCCGGTCGAGGGCGCCTTCGAGCCGGCGGACGTCGAGGCCGGCGCCGAACTGGGCGTCCTCGAGATGATCAAGTCGGGGACGACGGCGTTCGCCGACATGTACTTTCACGTCGATCGGATCGCCGACGTGGTCGAGCGCACCGGACTGCGGGCCCGGCTGGGCCACGGGGTCGTCACCGTCGGCAAGGACGAAGCCGAGGCCCGCGCGGACCTCGAGGAGAGCGTCGAAATCGCCCGCGAATTCGACGGCGCCGGCGGCGGACGGATCCGGTCGATGGTCGCGCCACACTCGCTTACGACGGTCAGCGAGGAGTACCTCCGGGAGGCGTTTTCGGCCGCCCGGGAGATCGGCGTTCCGGTCCACCTCCATGCGAACGAGACGACCGACGAGGTCGAACCGATCCTCGAGGATTGGGGGATGCGACCCCTCGAGTACGCACGGAAACTCGGACTCTCCGCCGAGGACTTCCTCGCACACGGCGTCCACGTCGACGATCGGGAGATCGAACTACTGGCGGAGTCGGGGACCGGCGTGATCCACTGTCCCGCCTCGAACATGAAACTCGCCTCGGGGATGGCCCCCGTGGAAAAGCTGCTCGAGGCGGGCGTCACCGTCGGCCTGGGCACCGACGGCGCGGCCTCGAACAACGATCTCGACATGTTCGGCGAAATGCGTGACGCCGCCATGATCGGCAAGCTCGCCGCCGACGATGCAAGCGCCGTCCCGGCCGACACGGTCGTCCGGATGGCGACCGCCGAGGGAGCCGACGCAGTCGGGCTGCCGGGGGGGCGGATCCAACCCGGCGCGGCGGCGGATCTCGCGGTCGTCGACTTCGAGGCACCCCATCTCACGCCGCGTCACGACGTCGTGAGCCATCTCGCGTACGCCGCGCGGGGGAGCGACGTGCGTCACACGGTGTGTGACGGAACGGTGCTCATGCGCGACCGGGACGTGCAGGTTCTCGACCAGGCGGCGGTCCGCGAACGGGCGAGCCGGCGGGCCGGGGAGGCCATCGCCAGAGCCCACGAGTGA
- a CDS encoding substrate-binding domain-containing protein, which produces MSGRPQWSGDRRTFIKTTGAAGVAGLTGFAGCLGGEAADIQLVLNPAEAGVDIQVQYRPLIEYIESEAEVSINTERTAGYTETVTAMRDGQAEISGVSPGAVPATDPEIFDIIGMRVAFGSAQYYSTITTTFDSPVDELADISELDEPEVNFADALSVSGTLVPMSMLVDAGVDVGNAPDGDPPDFDPNYSDHQTSREQMVQREDIVAAGQGAFQSAPWIEQEQFDEHSEDFADISSEYPDAGSRIGDEHDELQLLALSDPIPRAPMVARADWDDPVREDVEEAMLTAPDSAFQHDEEVDEDEELWFTGIVEADRSDYEPIQLIIDNLAIEFEDLI; this is translated from the coding sequence ATGTCCGGTAGACCGCAGTGGTCGGGGGACAGGCGCACATTCATCAAAACGACCGGCGCAGCAGGGGTCGCAGGGCTCACTGGTTTTGCAGGCTGTCTCGGCGGTGAAGCTGCTGACATCCAGCTGGTGTTGAACCCTGCCGAGGCCGGGGTGGACATCCAGGTACAGTATCGCCCGTTGATCGAATACATCGAGTCGGAGGCGGAGGTCTCGATCAACACCGAGCGGACGGCGGGGTACACGGAGACCGTCACCGCGATGCGCGACGGCCAGGCGGAGATTTCGGGCGTCTCACCCGGCGCGGTGCCGGCGACGGACCCGGAAATCTTCGACATCATCGGGATGCGCGTGGCGTTCGGCTCCGCCCAGTACTATTCGACGATCACGACGACGTTCGACAGCCCGGTCGACGAACTCGCCGACATCTCCGAGCTCGACGAGCCCGAGGTCAACTTCGCGGACGCGCTGTCGGTGTCGGGGACGCTGGTGCCGATGTCGATGCTCGTCGACGCCGGCGTCGACGTCGGCAACGCGCCCGACGGCGACCCGCCGGACTTCGATCCGAACTACTCGGATCACCAGACCTCCCGCGAACAGATGGTCCAGCGCGAGGACATCGTCGCTGCCGGCCAGGGGGCGTTCCAGTCGGCACCGTGGATCGAACAGGAGCAGTTCGACGAACACTCCGAGGACTTCGCGGATATCTCCTCGGAGTACCCCGATGCGGGGAGTCGGATCGGCGACGAGCACGACGAACTCCAGCTGCTCGCGCTTTCGGATCCGATCCCGCGCGCCCCGATGGTCGCGCGGGCGGACTGGGACGATCCGGTCCGCGAGGACGTCGAGGAGGCGATGCTGACCGCGCCCGACAGCGCGTTCCAGCACGACGAGGAGGTCGACGAGGACGAGGAGCTGTGGTTCACCGGGATCGTCGAGGCCGACCGGTCGGACTACGAGCCGATCCAGCTCATCATCGACAACCTCGCGATCGAGTTCGAGGACCTCATCTGA
- a CDS encoding phosphonate ABC transporter ATP-binding protein, translating to MSTITVDGVTKRFGDTVALEDVSFEIDEGEFTIVMGVSGSGKSTLLRCLSGLLEPTEGEIYIDGEPVTGTNKNVALIFQQHNLVGQMSAYANALTGSLSRCSLVESVLQLQDEEEKYRALSALETVGLVDESQKKVRQMSGGQQQRVGIARALVQEPQVMLADEPVSSLDPGSAQEVMRYLRETTAERGLTTLTSLHQVNIARKFGHRFIGLHDGQKVFDGYRDDLTIDVIDRIYGDIDTEGMFVSDAETAGESSSPDGIEADGGRR from the coding sequence ATGAGCACTATCACTGTCGACGGCGTAACGAAACGATTTGGCGACACCGTCGCGCTCGAGGACGTCTCCTTCGAGATCGACGAGGGGGAGTTCACGATCGTGATGGGCGTCTCCGGATCTGGGAAATCGACGCTATTGCGATGTCTGAGTGGTCTTCTCGAGCCGACGGAGGGGGAGATCTACATCGACGGCGAGCCCGTCACCGGAACCAACAAGAACGTCGCTCTGATCTTCCAGCAGCACAACCTCGTGGGACAGATGAGCGCGTACGCGAACGCGCTCACCGGATCCCTGAGTCGATGCAGTCTGGTCGAAAGCGTCCTCCAACTCCAGGACGAGGAAGAAAAGTACCGGGCGCTGTCGGCGCTCGAAACCGTCGGACTCGTCGACGAGTCCCAAAAGAAGGTCCGTCAGATGAGCGGCGGCCAGCAGCAGCGCGTCGGCATCGCCCGCGCGCTCGTCCAGGAGCCGCAGGTGATGCTCGCCGACGAGCCGGTTTCGAGCCTCGATCCCGGCTCCGCCCAGGAGGTGATGCGGTATCTCCGGGAGACGACCGCCGAGCGTGGGCTCACCACGCTGACGAGCCTCCACCAGGTGAACATCGCCCGGAAGTTCGGACACCGGTTCATCGGTCTCCACGACGGACAGAAGGTGTTCGACGGCTACCGCGATGACCTCACGATCGATGTCATCGACCGGATCTACGGCGACATCGACACCGAGGGGATGTTCGTCTCCGACGCGGAGACGGCAGGGGAGTCTTCCTCCCCCGACGGGATCGAAGCTGACGGTGGTCGCCGATGA
- the phnE gene encoding phosphonate ABC transporter, permease protein PhnE, with translation MTDESEAPTDEPTGDAPTADGGTAEATESAEAAAAGPEGGVSDYVERQFAEIALSRKARWLGASMAVVVVVYLFLMSLETVGWFRADLPSYLGTFAEALQDYFPFIVFGETTWNLGIATVPSIHFNPGGFLEYWAFITERNLLYETGFFSEAETILDYPILLFTETGGPIGIFGAAGETLAIGFAGTIMGFPLALLFSILGSGRVTPFPFNFLFRGVMSSIRAIPALVWVLIYVPLGGIGPTTATLAVATDTVGNLGRLFSDELEEIADGPVEAMQTTGANKPQIIVFGMLAQVKRSFIAWTLYVFEINVRIAVGLGIIGAGGLGLVLDVQQGLFAYTNMMATIIVIFLLVVSVEMISQRTRAYLRSDEEPMGIVQLITGFPRRMIESMAK, from the coding sequence ATGACCGACGAGTCGGAAGCGCCGACAGACGAGCCGACCGGAGACGCCCCCACGGCGGACGGCGGAACAGCCGAGGCGACCGAAAGCGCCGAGGCGGCTGCAGCCGGTCCGGAAGGCGGGGTAAGCGACTACGTCGAGCGCCAGTTCGCGGAAATCGCACTCTCCCGGAAGGCGCGCTGGCTCGGCGCGTCGATGGCGGTGGTCGTCGTCGTGTACCTGTTTTTGATGTCGCTGGAGACGGTGGGTTGGTTCCGCGCGGACCTGCCGTCGTATCTCGGCACATTCGCCGAGGCGCTGCAGGACTACTTCCCCTTTATCGTCTTCGGGGAGACGACCTGGAACCTCGGGATCGCCACCGTCCCGTCGATCCACTTCAATCCGGGAGGGTTCCTCGAGTACTGGGCGTTCATCACCGAACGGAACCTCCTGTATGAAACCGGGTTCTTCTCCGAGGCGGAAACCATCCTGGATTATCCGATCCTGTTGTTCACCGAGACGGGGGGGCCGATCGGCATCTTCGGCGCCGCCGGGGAGACGCTCGCGATCGGCTTCGCCGGGACCATCATGGGGTTCCCGCTCGCGCTGCTTTTCAGTATTCTCGGCTCCGGACGGGTGACGCCGTTCCCGTTCAACTTCCTGTTCCGGGGCGTCATGTCGTCGATCCGTGCGATCCCGGCGCTCGTCTGGGTGCTGATCTACGTGCCGCTGGGCGGGATCGGGCCGACCACGGCGACGCTTGCGGTCGCGACCGACACCGTCGGCAACCTCGGCCGGCTGTTCAGCGACGAACTCGAGGAGATCGCCGACGGGCCCGTCGAGGCGATGCAAACCACCGGCGCGAACAAACCACAGATCATCGTGTTCGGGATGCTCGCGCAGGTGAAACGCTCCTTCATCGCGTGGACGCTGTACGTCTTCGAGATCAACGTCCGGATCGCGGTCGGGCTCGGCATCATCGGCGCCGGCGGGCTCGGGCTCGTGCTGGACGTCCAGCAGGGACTGTTCGCGTACACCAACATGATGGCGACCATCATCGTGATCTTCCTGCTGGTGGTCTCCGTCGAGATGATCTCACAGCGGACCCGGGCGTATCTCCGCTCCGACGAGGAGCCGATGGGCATCGTCCAGCTCATTACCGGGTTCCCGCGCCGGATGATCGAGTCGATGGCGAAGTAA
- the hisH gene encoding imidazole glycerol phosphate synthase subunit HisH: MSHNVPGETIAEETIADVVVVDYGLGNLRSVTRGLERAGAGVEITDDPDDFAAADGVVLPGVGAFREGMENAGPYREALANYAAAGRPLFGICLGMQMLLGSSEEAKHAGEGDVEGLNLIPGTNVRFDVDRKIPHMGWNELAVTRDHPVVAGVDGEYAYFVHSYYALPDDDDAVVAESDYGASFPAVIANERGNVFGTQFHPEKSGETGLRILRNFVDYCADG; the protein is encoded by the coding sequence ATGAGTCACAACGTGCCCGGGGAGACGATCGCCGAGGAGACGATCGCCGACGTCGTCGTCGTCGACTACGGGCTGGGAAACCTCCGCAGCGTCACGCGGGGGCTGGAACGCGCCGGCGCCGGAGTCGAGATCACCGACGATCCCGACGACTTCGCGGCGGCCGACGGGGTGGTCCTCCCCGGTGTGGGCGCGTTCCGCGAGGGGATGGAAAACGCCGGACCGTACCGCGAGGCGCTCGCGAACTACGCGGCGGCGGGGCGGCCGCTGTTCGGGATCTGTCTGGGCATGCAAATGCTTCTGGGCTCCAGCGAGGAGGCGAAACACGCCGGAGAAGGCGACGTCGAGGGGCTGAACCTGATCCCGGGGACGAACGTCCGGTTCGACGTCGACCGGAAGATCCCCCACATGGGATGGAACGAACTCGCGGTGACGCGTGACCACCCCGTCGTCGCCGGGGTCGACGGCGAGTACGCCTACTTCGTTCACTCCTACTACGCGCTGCCGGACGACGACGACGCAGTCGTGGCCGAAAGCGACTACGGGGCGTCGTTTCCGGCAGTCATCGCGAACGAGCGTGGAAACGTCTTCGGAACCCAGTTCCACCCGGAGAAGAGCGGCGAGACCGGCCTCCGGATCCTGCGAAACTTCGTCGACTACTGCGCGGACGGATAG
- a CDS encoding ArsR/SmtB family transcription factor codes for MASEQLIEVLGNKYNTDILSATSEPKSAQDLSDELDVPIATCYRRIDELTDAELLELYDRPLSEEHRRVKVYRRNVDQVEIDFQEGVTVSVTERTEVKNRLDDVWRTLSDA; via the coding sequence ATGGCGTCGGAGCAGCTGATAGAGGTTCTCGGCAACAAGTACAACACCGACATCCTGTCGGCGACGTCGGAGCCGAAGTCGGCACAGGACCTGAGCGATGAGCTCGACGTGCCGATCGCGACCTGTTATCGCCGCATCGACGAGCTAACTGACGCGGAGTTGCTCGAACTGTACGACCGGCCCCTCTCGGAGGAGCACCGACGGGTGAAGGTGTACCGGCGAAACGTCGATCAGGTCGAAATCGACTTCCAGGAGGGCGTAACCGTCAGCGTCACCGAACGGACGGAAGTGAAAAACCGCCTCGACGACGTCTGGCGGACCCTCTCGGACGCCTGA
- a CDS encoding RAD55 family ATPase, which yields MVTFVKTGVDGLDALLGGGFRPQSAVLVSGNPGTGKSIFGIQYLYYGAIEEGQRGIYVSFEEDKDDIRQAAESIGLDEWGDLVDDGEITVYDKREMLGNSNFSAALDKLLDALEEDSYERLVLDSLSMFQLFFEDEQEERTYLLKFTDILKDHGLTSLLINEQGAVFPKTEVGLENFLTDGNVYFIQTPTESGVNRYVWVAKMRKQDIDTDIYPMEIGDGGITVHEQAGGFSMMGGERDVPGTSGSDSEAGPSF from the coding sequence ATGGTGACGTTCGTCAAGACGGGGGTCGACGGGCTCGATGCCCTGCTGGGAGGCGGCTTCAGGCCGCAGTCGGCAGTGCTGGTGAGCGGAAACCCCGGAACGGGAAAGAGCATTTTCGGGATTCAGTACCTGTATTACGGCGCGATCGAGGAGGGACAACGCGGGATTTACGTCTCCTTCGAGGAGGACAAAGACGACATCCGCCAGGCGGCGGAGTCGATCGGACTCGACGAGTGGGGCGATCTCGTCGACGACGGCGAGATCACGGTGTACGACAAACGAGAGATGCTGGGGAACAGTAACTTCTCCGCCGCGCTCGATAAGCTCCTCGACGCGCTGGAGGAGGACTCCTACGAACGGCTGGTGCTGGACTCGCTTTCGATGTTCCAGCTCTTCTTCGAGGACGAACAGGAGGAGCGCACCTACCTGCTGAAGTTCACCGACATCCTCAAGGACCACGGGCTGACGTCGCTTTTGATAAACGAGCAGGGGGCAGTCTTCCCGAAGACCGAAGTCGGACTGGAGAACTTTCTCACCGACGGCAACGTCTACTTCATCCAGACCCCGACGGAGTCGGGCGTCAACCGGTACGTCTGGGTGGCGAAGATGCGCAAGCAGGACATCGACACCGACATCTACCCGATGGAGATCGGCGACGGCGGGATCACGGTGCACGAACAGGCGGGCGGCTTCTCGATGATGGGTGGCGAGCGTGACGTACCGGGAACGTCCGGGTCGGACTCGGAGGCCGGCCCGTCGTTTTGA
- a CDS encoding single-stranded-DNA-specific exonuclease RecJ has product MAVSVGSPPVSAMADRADACAKRLQEADRVLLASHIDADGLTSAAIASTALERAEIPHEVVFEKQLDAESIEAVAAREYDTVLFTDFGSGQLEEIRPHERAGAFTPVIADHHQPADAETEYHLNPLLFGIDGAAELSGAGAAYVLARAMESVAATDEGSTDAARIDNRDLAALAVVGAVGDMQGGTDGLAGANGAILEEGIEAGVIESATDLAIYGRQTRPLPKFLEYATDVRIPGITNDEAGAVRFLSELSVDLKREGDWRVWADLSPAERQTVASALIRRAIERGVPSNRVETLVGTSYTLLDEAPGTALRDVSEFSTLLNATARYERADVGLAVCLGDRDAALERARTLLSNHRRNLSEGLEWVKTEGVTVESNVQWFDAGTRIRETIVGIVAGMAIGTPDVDGGKPIVAFASKNETELKVSARGNYRLVRNGLDLSAVMREAARGVGGDGGGHDVAAGATIPAEKRDAFLAAVDELVGEQLS; this is encoded by the coding sequence ATGGCCGTCTCCGTCGGATCCCCTCCGGTGTCCGCCATGGCCGACCGTGCGGACGCCTGTGCGAAGCGACTGCAGGAGGCCGATCGCGTCCTCCTCGCGTCCCACATCGACGCCGACGGGCTCACGAGCGCGGCGATCGCGTCGACCGCCCTCGAGCGCGCCGAAATCCCCCACGAGGTCGTCTTCGAAAAGCAGCTGGACGCCGAGTCGATCGAAGCGGTCGCCGCCCGCGAGTACGACACCGTGCTGTTCACCGACTTCGGCTCCGGACAGCTGGAGGAGATCCGCCCTCACGAGCGGGCGGGCGCGTTCACGCCGGTGATCGCCGACCACCACCAACCGGCCGACGCCGAGACCGAGTACCACCTCAACCCGCTGCTTTTCGGGATCGACGGCGCCGCCGAACTCTCGGGGGCGGGGGCGGCGTACGTGCTCGCCCGCGCGATGGAATCGGTCGCAGCGACCGACGAGGGATCGACCGACGCCGCCCGGATCGACAACCGCGACCTGGCGGCGCTTGCGGTCGTCGGAGCGGTCGGGGACATGCAGGGCGGAACCGACGGGCTCGCGGGCGCGAACGGGGCGATCCTCGAGGAAGGGATCGAGGCGGGCGTGATCGAGTCGGCCACGGACCTGGCGATCTACGGGAGACAGACGCGACCCCTGCCGAAGTTCCTCGAGTACGCCACCGACGTCCGGATCCCCGGGATCACGAACGACGAGGCAGGGGCGGTACGGTTCCTCTCGGAGCTGTCCGTCGACCTGAAGCGGGAGGGCGACTGGCGCGTCTGGGCAGATCTCTCGCCAGCGGAACGGCAGACCGTCGCGAGCGCGCTCATCCGGCGGGCGATCGAGCGTGGCGTTCCATCGAACCGGGTGGAGACGCTCGTTGGGACCTCCTACACGCTGCTGGATGAGGCGCCCGGAACTGCTCTCAGGGACGTAAGCGAGTTCTCGACGCTGTTGAACGCGACCGCGCGGTACGAACGGGCCGACGTCGGGCTCGCGGTGTGTCTCGGCGATCGGGATGCGGCGCTGGAGCGGGCCAGAACGCTGCTTTCGAACCACCGACGAAACCTCTCGGAGGGGCTCGAGTGGGTGAAAACCGAAGGCGTCACCGTCGAGTCGAACGTCCAGTGGTTCGACGCCGGCACCCGAATCCGGGAGACGATCGTCGGGATCGTGGCCGGAATGGCTATCGGCACCCCCGACGTCGACGGCGGCAAACCGATCGTGGCGTTCGCGTCGAAAAACGAAACGGAGCTGAAAGTGTCCGCCCGTGGGAACTACCGGCTGGTCCGGAACGGACTCGACCTCTCTGCGGTCATGCGGGAGGCCGCACGGGGGGTCGGCGGCGACGGCGGCGGTCACGACGTGGCCGCGGGCGCGACGATCCCCGCCGAAAAGCGGGACGCGTTCCTCGCGGCCGTCGACGAACTCGTGGGCGAACAACTGTCCTGA
- a CDS encoding DUF7561 family protein, which produces MATKRCDVCGDDVRIGGGIADLWNFEFSSTQGMTLELTDDTEHFLCFDCMERLPGDREPTEADIDALRRDPDAFRDGDDGEDDDL; this is translated from the coding sequence ATGGCAACCAAGCGGTGTGACGTCTGCGGCGACGACGTCAGGATCGGGGGCGGGATCGCCGACCTCTGGAACTTCGAGTTCTCCTCCACCCAGGGGATGACCCTCGAGCTGACCGACGACACCGAGCACTTCCTCTGTTTCGACTGCATGGAGCGGCTCCCCGGCGACAGGGAGCCCACCGAAGCGGACATCGACGCGCTCCGTCGGGACCCCGACGCGTTCCGGGACGGGGACGACGGAGAAGACGACGATTTATGA
- a CDS encoding YkgJ family cysteine cluster protein produces MHLDCEGCAGCCLDWRPLVADGSDHERRGRRDPMDDRYNFPQLSGREVRGFIEAGYGDALTVRLFEPDEGDDVVCVDGHDLAAIRGRPVFLVGLRVAPKPVAPFGIDPDATDENGTDATGRTWLDACVFLDPATLQCRIHGGDRYPETCSTYPGTNLHLGRETECERVEDAFGGERLLDDEPPADVSNPFDPGALGDSVFAHPSPEALEGAVDRVVAGDPRREHLIPFLTVAAGSAPGTLAVDDDRVRQAETALRDPGENAEGSWVGDALSAWTERAGEPGTPATGSWVNADRKCGAPATPGWTRNDQ; encoded by the coding sequence GTGCATCTCGACTGTGAGGGCTGTGCGGGCTGCTGTCTGGACTGGCGTCCGCTGGTTGCCGACGGCAGCGATCACGAACGCCGGGGACGGCGGGACCCGATGGACGATCGCTACAACTTCCCGCAGTTGAGCGGTCGGGAAGTCCGGGGGTTTATCGAGGCCGGATACGGGGACGCCTTGACGGTTCGACTGTTCGAGCCGGACGAGGGCGACGACGTGGTGTGTGTCGACGGTCACGATCTGGCGGCGATACGGGGGCGTCCAGTGTTCCTCGTCGGCCTCCGCGTGGCGCCAAAACCCGTCGCGCCGTTCGGCATCGATCCCGACGCGACGGACGAGAACGGAACCGACGCGACCGGTCGAACGTGGCTCGACGCGTGCGTCTTCCTGGATCCTGCAACCCTGCAGTGTCGGATCCACGGCGGCGATCGCTATCCGGAGACGTGTTCGACGTATCCGGGGACGAATCTCCACCTCGGCCGGGAGACCGAATGCGAGCGGGTCGAGGACGCCTTCGGGGGCGAGCGGTTGCTGGACGACGAGCCGCCAGCCGACGTTTCGAACCCGTTCGATCCCGGTGCGCTCGGCGACAGCGTGTTCGCCCACCCCTCGCCGGAGGCGCTCGAAGGGGCAGTCGATCGGGTCGTCGCCGGCGACCCGCGGCGGGAGCACCTGATCCCCTTTTTAACTGTCGCGGCCGGGTCGGCACCCGGAACGCTCGCCGTCGACGACGATCGGGTCCGGCAGGCCGAGACGGCCCTGCGGGATCCCGGCGAAAACGCGGAGGGCTCCTGGGTCGGGGATGCACTGTCGGCGTGGACCGAACGGGCTGGTGAACCGGGGACTCCGGCGACGGGATCGTGGGTGAACGCCGACCGGAAATGCGGTGCCCCCGCTACTCCAGGATGGACGCGGAACGATCAGTAG
- a CDS encoding DUF5786 family protein, with protein sequence MSMGAYDEDEHERRERKSTTVDADFDDERTEYDGTLTYDSGDSTEELLDQFRELQGE encoded by the coding sequence ATGTCAATGGGTGCCTATGACGAGGACGAGCACGAGCGCCGCGAACGGAAGTCTACGACCGTCGACGCCGACTTCGACGACGAGCGGACGGAGTACGACGGGACGCTCACCTACGATTCGGGGGACTCTACCGAGGAACTGCTCGATCAGTTCCGCGAGCTGCAGGGCGAGTGA